In one Leptospira yasudae genomic region, the following are encoded:
- the moaCB gene encoding bifunctional molybdenum cofactor biosynthesis protein MoaC/MoaB, which produces MIDITEKRTSLRSATAEGFVYCTPETLKRIKENTLPKGDLFGVAKASGLLASKKTSDLIPHCHPVNIDSFDLTFELVERGVRILASGKSIGKTGIEMEVLTGLSVAALTIYDLLKPIDKELEISSVRLLEKKGGKSEMQISKFADGAKAAILVCSDSTFAGKREDASGKVIESIFKESNVELADYRIVPDEPEEIRKKILSWVELGIDLIVTTGGTGLGPRDNTTDTVRALLDQEIPGIAEAMRSFGQDRTPYAMLSRSLAGRIKKTLVVCVPGSSNGARESLKAIFPAIFHAKKMMRGEGH; this is translated from the coding sequence ATGATCGATATTACGGAAAAAAGAACCAGCCTTCGTTCGGCGACGGCTGAGGGGTTCGTATATTGTACGCCCGAAACCTTGAAAAGAATTAAGGAGAATACTCTTCCGAAAGGCGATCTTTTCGGAGTCGCAAAGGCAAGCGGTTTGCTCGCATCCAAAAAAACTTCCGATCTGATTCCTCATTGTCATCCGGTAAACATCGATTCGTTCGATCTTACGTTCGAATTGGTGGAAAGGGGCGTAAGAATTCTCGCAAGCGGTAAATCGATCGGAAAGACCGGAATCGAAATGGAAGTGTTGACCGGTTTGAGCGTCGCCGCTCTGACGATTTACGATTTGTTAAAACCGATCGACAAGGAACTGGAGATTTCTTCCGTTCGTCTTTTGGAAAAGAAGGGCGGTAAGAGCGAGATGCAAATTTCCAAATTTGCGGATGGAGCAAAAGCCGCTATTCTGGTTTGTTCCGATTCCACGTTTGCGGGCAAACGAGAGGATGCTTCCGGCAAAGTCATCGAATCTATATTCAAAGAATCGAATGTAGAATTGGCCGATTACCGGATCGTTCCCGACGAACCGGAGGAGATTCGAAAAAAAATTCTTTCTTGGGTCGAACTCGGAATCGATCTCATCGTAACCACGGGAGGAACTGGCCTCGGGCCGAGAGACAATACGACGGATACGGTCAGAGCTTTATTGGATCAGGAAATACCAGGAATCGCGGAAGCGATGCGATCCTTCGGACAAGACAGAACTCCGTATGCGATGTTGTCCCGTTCTTTAGCGGGGAGAATCAAAAAGACTTTAGTCGTATGCGTGCCGGGCAGCTCCAACGGCGCAAGAGAAAGTCTCAAAGCGATTTTTCCGGCGATCTTTCACGCAAAAAAAATGATGCGGGGAGAAGGTCATTGA
- a CDS encoding molybdopterin molybdotransferase MoeA, producing MISIEEAISKILSQVPKSEIEVLSLKESLGRVLAQDISADRDYPPFPRSTMDGYAIRSDRYESGKIYHCKKEIFAGMESVLDPGEEIVKIMTGAAVPAGLDAVIKIEESEEVSKNSSETHVRLNSKKVFPYLNIALQGEDLKRSDLVLKTGMKILMSEISLLASLGIDRVSVSSLPKVTIISTGNEVIPIDAKPSPVQIRDSNSYSLLAMLRKYEIIPQAVLLVPDEESKITQALEQGLNSDILLLSGGVSMGSMDLVPPLLKRLGVEEIFHKVHLKPGKPIWFGRKGKTAVFGLPGNPFSVQVCARIFLDPYIRSYLGLHSLPAQRYSFFGMRKKKNSLPEYFPVCFETNELTGIAAKSFNGSGDIRAGLSSDGIALHPADRSEINDGDVLDFLPW from the coding sequence TTGATCTCCATCGAAGAGGCGATCTCGAAAATTCTGTCGCAGGTTCCTAAGTCGGAGATCGAAGTTCTTTCCTTAAAAGAAAGTCTCGGAAGAGTATTGGCTCAGGATATTTCCGCGGATCGGGATTATCCTCCTTTTCCTCGTTCGACTATGGACGGTTATGCGATCCGTAGCGATCGATATGAATCAGGCAAAATCTATCATTGTAAAAAAGAGATCTTTGCGGGAATGGAATCCGTTCTCGATCCCGGAGAAGAAATCGTTAAGATCATGACGGGTGCGGCCGTTCCTGCGGGTTTGGACGCAGTGATTAAAATCGAGGAAAGCGAAGAAGTCTCCAAAAATTCCTCCGAAACGCATGTGCGATTGAACTCGAAAAAAGTATTCCCTTATTTGAATATAGCTCTTCAGGGAGAGGATTTAAAACGGTCCGATCTCGTTTTAAAAACGGGCATGAAAATCCTGATGTCGGAAATTTCTTTGCTGGCTTCGTTAGGAATCGATCGGGTTTCCGTGAGTTCTCTTCCGAAAGTTACGATCATCTCCACCGGTAACGAGGTCATTCCGATCGACGCAAAACCGAGTCCGGTTCAGATTCGGGATTCCAATTCGTATTCTTTGCTTGCAATGTTGCGCAAATACGAAATCATCCCTCAGGCCGTTCTTCTTGTTCCGGATGAAGAATCGAAAATCACCCAAGCTTTGGAACAAGGATTGAATTCGGACATTCTTCTTTTGTCCGGCGGAGTTTCGATGGGAAGTATGGATTTGGTTCCGCCCTTGTTAAAGCGACTTGGAGTCGAAGAGATTTTTCACAAGGTTCATCTCAAGCCCGGTAAGCCGATTTGGTTCGGTCGCAAGGGAAAAACCGCAGTGTTCGGTTTGCCCGGAAATCCGTTCAGCGTTCAGGTTTGTGCGAGAATTTTTTTGGATCCTTATATCCGATCGTATCTCGGTTTGCATAGTCTACCGGCTCAAAGATATTCATTTTTTGGAATGCGTAAAAAGAAGAATTCTTTGCCGGAATACTTTCCGGTTTGTTTCGAGACGAACGAACTGACCGGAATCGCGGCAAAGTCGTTTAACGGAAGCGGCGATATTCGAGCGGGATTGTCTTCGGACGGAATCGCCTTACATCCCGCGGATCGATCGGAAATCAACGACGGAGACGTTTTAGATTTTCTTCCTTGGTGA
- a CDS encoding YdeI/OmpD-associated family protein: protein MIELNPDVIKKMKLKEGNRLFVASNETRTNPSSIGGIELTNRGSEANGILLFAGSASSLKSAFKKIVTSLREDTLLWIAYPKKSSGIKTDLDRDHGWEPITEIGYDGIALISLNDTWSAVRFKKSDTVKKGGSKAEKQKRPELSKYIDYAKKTVKLPEDVTKSFYKNKDAKQTFESLSWSHKREFIESILEAKNAETRTNRILKMIEQLGAKKSGPTKRKTAAKSPRKKI from the coding sequence ATGATCGAATTGAATCCGGACGTAATCAAAAAGATGAAACTCAAAGAAGGGAATCGATTGTTCGTCGCCTCGAATGAAACACGAACAAATCCTTCTTCGATCGGAGGGATTGAACTTACGAACCGAGGGTCCGAAGCGAACGGAATTCTTCTTTTTGCGGGTTCGGCTTCCTCTTTGAAATCCGCTTTTAAAAAAATCGTAACTTCACTCCGCGAAGATACGTTGCTTTGGATCGCCTATCCGAAAAAATCTTCCGGAATCAAAACGGACTTGGATCGGGATCACGGATGGGAACCCATTACCGAAATCGGATACGACGGAATCGCGCTCATCTCCTTAAACGATACTTGGTCCGCAGTTCGGTTTAAAAAATCCGACACCGTTAAAAAAGGCGGTTCAAAGGCCGAAAAACAAAAACGACCGGAACTTTCCAAATACATCGATTATGCGAAGAAGACCGTAAAACTACCGGAAGACGTAACCAAGTCGTTTTACAAAAATAAGGACGCGAAACAGACCTTCGAATCACTATCTTGGTCCCACAAACGGGAATTTATCGAATCGATCTTGGAAGCTAAAAACGCCGAAACCAGAACGAATCGAATTCTTAAGATGATCGAACAACTTGGCGCCAAAAAATCCGGACCGACGAAACGAAAAACCGCCGCAAAATCACCAAGGAAGAAAATCTAA
- a CDS encoding hybrid sensor histidine kinase/response regulator: MIKNLPISAPARISFLYLLLASAWIFFSDQFISLLSFDPFILTTLQTYKGWAFVTTTTVLLFFILNRYFLLLKKETEEQKAAETALIESERRFRVTLENINLIGLGLDSEANITFCNDYFLNLSGWKREEIIGKNWFDYFLPEQEKDQVRSIFKDAVKTKTLPLHYNNYLKTRSGEKRLVQWDNTLLQNAEGDVIGTISIGTDITDRKKAESDRLELERRLLHAQKLESLGVLAGGIAHDFNNLLGGIFGYIDLAREKVSEDDPIARHLDKAINVFNRARDLTQQLLTFAKGGKPIRKTGSLAPLLNDCVLFALSGSNVSCHFDIDPNLCLCDFDENQIHQVIENIIINSIQSMPLGGTIQVTAKNTYLPKDNSKHLQGGEYALISVKDSGIGIPKDLLSRIFEPFFTTKQKGTGLGLATSYSIIQKHDGGIEVISEPGLGSTFNIYLPMSKNKIEDVHKRDLKYHRGRGKILIMDDEEFILEIFSDMLERMGYTTAHAKNGAEAIQLFTRARDSRQPFDVLIFDLTIPGGMGGEKTISEIRKIDPDVIAIASSGYSEDPIISSPKEYGFHASLRKPFRKSDLAELLENVFDGKRVLRS; the protein is encoded by the coding sequence ATGATTAAGAATTTGCCGATCTCAGCACCCGCTCGAATTTCTTTCTTATACTTGCTTCTTGCATCGGCTTGGATTTTTTTTTCCGATCAATTTATCAGTTTATTGTCGTTTGATCCTTTCATTCTTACCACTCTGCAGACATACAAAGGCTGGGCCTTCGTTACGACCACGACGGTTTTATTATTCTTCATATTGAATCGCTACTTCCTTCTTTTAAAAAAGGAAACCGAAGAACAAAAAGCCGCTGAAACGGCTTTGATCGAATCCGAAAGACGATTCAGAGTAACTCTTGAAAATATAAATCTGATCGGATTGGGTCTCGATTCCGAGGCGAATATTACCTTTTGCAACGATTATTTTTTGAACCTGAGCGGATGGAAACGGGAAGAAATCATCGGTAAAAACTGGTTCGATTATTTTTTACCGGAACAAGAGAAAGATCAAGTTCGCTCTATCTTTAAGGACGCAGTCAAAACGAAAACTCTTCCCTTGCATTACAATAATTATCTCAAGACGAGAAGCGGTGAAAAAAGACTAGTTCAATGGGATAACACGCTCCTTCAAAACGCAGAGGGAGACGTGATCGGAACGATCAGCATCGGCACCGATATCACCGATCGAAAAAAGGCGGAATCCGATCGGCTTGAATTAGAACGAAGATTGTTGCACGCTCAAAAGCTGGAAAGTCTGGGAGTACTCGCGGGTGGAATCGCTCACGACTTCAACAACTTACTCGGCGGAATTTTCGGTTATATCGATCTTGCCCGCGAAAAGGTCAGCGAGGATGATCCGATCGCAAGGCATCTCGATAAAGCGATCAACGTGTTCAACCGCGCGAGAGATTTGACGCAACAGCTTCTTACCTTTGCAAAAGGAGGAAAACCGATTCGGAAAACCGGTTCTTTAGCGCCGTTGTTAAACGACTGCGTTCTTTTCGCGTTGAGCGGCTCGAACGTTTCCTGTCATTTCGATATCGATCCGAACCTTTGTCTTTGCGATTTCGACGAAAACCAAATCCATCAAGTTATCGAAAATATCATCATCAATTCCATTCAATCCATGCCGTTGGGAGGAACGATTCAAGTCACCGCAAAGAATACCTATCTTCCGAAAGACAACTCGAAACACTTGCAAGGAGGTGAATATGCTCTCATCTCCGTGAAGGACAGCGGAATCGGAATTCCCAAGGACCTTCTTTCCCGAATTTTCGAACCGTTCTTTACGACGAAACAAAAAGGAACCGGACTCGGACTCGCCACTTCGTATTCCATCATTCAAAAACACGACGGAGGAATCGAAGTCATCTCCGAACCGGGTTTAGGAAGCACGTTCAACATTTATCTTCCGATGTCCAAGAATAAAATCGAAGACGTTCATAAACGCGATCTGAAATATCATAGAGGCCGCGGAAAAATTCTCATTATGGACGACGAAGAATTCATTCTCGAGATTTTTTCGGATATGTTGGAAAGAATGGGTTATACGACGGCACATGCAAAGAACGGAGCCGAAGCCATTCAACTTTTTACGAGAGCAAGAGATTCGCGTCAGCCGTTCGATGTTTTGATTTTCGATCTTACGATTCCCGGCGGAATGGGCGGTGAAAAAACGATTTCCGAAATCAGAAAGATCGATCCCGATGTGATTGCGATCGCTTCCAGCGGTTATTCGGAAGATCCGATCATCTCTTCCCCGAAGGAATACGGTTTCCATGCAAGTCTTAGAAAGCCGTTTCGCAAAAGCGATCTCGCGGAATTGTTGGAAAACGTTTTCGACGGAAAACGGGTTCTTCGATCGTAA
- a CDS encoding MFS transporter has translation MISALRFFLPAKPKPLLPKDEIDRQYPRFRWRILEATFIGYAVFYLVRNNFPVVSKEMGEALHYSQEQITNILAVTAITYGLGKFVMGALSDRSNPKYFMPLGLVLTAVCNFVFGASGSYEVHFYLWALNGLVQGMGWPPCGRSLGHWFGVTERGAKFAIWNIAHNVGGGLVGVVAAYSAAWWGWRNAFYIPASIAIVTAVYLLFRLVDTPQSVGLPPIEEYQEDPEKESRISAQEQERELSFREIIVGSVLKNYYIWTFALANFFVYVVRYSLTDIGPTYLKFAKGATLEKGGVSTLIYEFAGIGSTLLVGWGSDKLGGKRGMVSFLCMLPILSALIALLFTPPGHLWLDLTLFGVVGFFIYPPVMLLGVAGLDFTSKKAVGTAAGFIGLFGYLGRTALSKAVGWLSKQPDFHWEQSLYLIIASTLIALALLAITWSWKPKA, from the coding sequence ATGATTTCAGCTCTGCGTTTTTTTCTTCCCGCAAAACCGAAACCGCTTTTACCGAAAGATGAAATTGATCGCCAGTATCCTCGATTTCGGTGGAGGATTTTAGAGGCCACCTTTATCGGTTATGCGGTTTTTTATCTGGTCAGAAATAATTTCCCCGTCGTTTCGAAAGAAATGGGGGAGGCTCTTCATTACAGCCAAGAGCAGATTACGAATATTCTCGCGGTGACTGCGATCACGTATGGTCTTGGAAAATTTGTGATGGGCGCTTTGTCCGATCGAAGCAATCCGAAATACTTTATGCCCTTGGGTTTGGTTTTAACCGCAGTTTGTAATTTTGTTTTCGGAGCCTCCGGTTCTTACGAGGTTCATTTTTATCTCTGGGCTTTGAACGGATTGGTGCAGGGAATGGGTTGGCCTCCTTGCGGACGTTCTCTCGGACATTGGTTCGGAGTGACGGAAAGAGGAGCTAAGTTCGCGATTTGGAATATAGCTCATAATGTGGGCGGCGGTTTGGTCGGCGTTGTCGCCGCTTACAGCGCGGCTTGGTGGGGTTGGAGAAACGCGTTTTATATTCCCGCATCGATTGCGATCGTAACGGCTGTGTATCTTCTTTTTCGATTAGTGGATACTCCGCAGTCCGTGGGTCTTCCTCCGATCGAAGAATATCAAGAGGATCCGGAAAAAGAATCCAGAATTTCCGCACAAGAACAGGAAAGGGAACTGTCGTTTCGGGAAATCATAGTCGGTTCCGTATTAAAAAATTATTATATTTGGACGTTTGCCCTAGCCAACTTTTTCGTCTATGTGGTTCGTTATAGCTTAACGGATATCGGTCCCACATACCTCAAGTTCGCTAAAGGGGCAACGCTGGAAAAAGGCGGAGTCAGCACACTGATTTACGAATTCGCCGGAATCGGTTCCACGCTTTTGGTGGGCTGGGGTTCGGATAAACTCGGAGGTAAAAGGGGAATGGTGAGTTTTCTTTGTATGCTCCCCATTTTATCCGCTTTGATCGCCTTGTTGTTTACCCCACCGGGTCATCTCTGGTTGGATTTGACGTTGTTCGGCGTCGTCGGCTTTTTTATTTACCCGCCTGTGATGTTGTTAGGCGTTGCCGGTTTGGATTTTACCTCCAAAAAAGCGGTGGGAACCGCAGCGGGATTTATCGGTTTGTTCGGATATTTGGGAAGAACCGCGCTTTCGAAAGCGGTCGGGTGGTTGAGCAAACAACCCGACTTTCATTGGGAACAATCGTTGTATTTGATCATCGCCTCGACTTTGATCGCTCTCGCGCTGCTCGCGATTACTTGGAGCTGGAAACCGAAGGCCTAA
- a CDS encoding DUF1554 domain-containing protein — MRKQTLFLIPILIFLQCAQADKVQFDASKGLGGVIQIVATEVVNTPVNGNQQSGGSSGSGGVTYGGHISGLVSGSITLSNGSSNVVLTPTSPGITGGAGSYQFSSSLSSGSAYNVSISSFPTNLSCNIYNYSGTASATVTDIDVYCYSVVITSTLTIVEGTSNPSNNFSLSLSHPPGPVAGSSVSVTYPSFPSNLSVTSALPTTLSTTAVNRTVNATNETGTPDFANESETITARVAQSIGSATNVSVTSDVTITDNDKRMYLAPIASGTGNTGGKAGADTICNSNKPGYITGSVGAMIGTSTRKPLPTPSSDWPLKPLYTYYRDNTTTIIANSNSGAILPFSWNNKVSSNAGVTAAFACPAMGSPACGYITGMDNTWTVLLGQNCGNWTSGLSSAEGMTGWAGSVDSNALSYFAPTCDALGSSANIICVEL; from the coding sequence ATGCGTAAACAAACCCTTTTTCTCATTCCTATTTTGATCTTTTTACAATGCGCCCAAGCGGACAAGGTTCAGTTCGACGCTTCCAAAGGTTTAGGCGGCGTGATCCAAATCGTTGCCACCGAAGTCGTAAATACTCCCGTAAACGGCAATCAACAAAGCGGTGGGTCGAGCGGAAGCGGCGGTGTAACGTACGGCGGACATATTTCCGGATTGGTAAGCGGGAGTATTACCCTTTCCAACGGAAGTTCCAACGTGGTTCTTACGCCCACTTCTCCGGGCATTACGGGAGGCGCTGGGAGTTATCAATTCTCTTCTTCTTTGAGCAGCGGTTCCGCTTATAATGTTTCCATTTCTTCGTTTCCCACGAATCTTTCCTGTAATATTTATAATTATTCCGGTACGGCCTCCGCAACAGTTACGGATATCGACGTTTATTGTTATTCGGTCGTGATTACTTCAACCCTTACGATTGTGGAAGGTACTTCCAATCCCTCGAATAATTTTTCTCTGAGTCTTTCTCATCCGCCGGGACCGGTTGCGGGTTCGTCCGTAAGCGTGACCTATCCTAGTTTTCCTTCAAACCTGAGCGTCACTTCCGCATTACCGACCACTCTTTCCACGACGGCCGTCAACCGTACGGTCAACGCTACGAACGAAACCGGCACTCCCGATTTTGCAAATGAGAGCGAGACGATCACAGCCAGGGTGGCTCAATCGATCGGAAGCGCGACTAACGTTTCCGTGACTTCGGACGTTACGATCACCGATAATGATAAAAGAATGTATCTTGCTCCGATTGCGAGCGGAACCGGTAACACTGGCGGAAAAGCCGGAGCGGATACGATCTGCAACTCGAATAAACCGGGTTATATTACCGGCTCCGTCGGAGCTATGATCGGAACTTCGACCAGGAAACCGTTACCGACTCCAAGCAGCGACTGGCCTTTAAAACCGCTTTACACATATTACAGAGACAACACGACCACGATTATCGCAAACTCCAATAGCGGGGCCATTCTTCCTTTTTCTTGGAATAACAAAGTCAGCAGTAATGCGGGAGTTACCGCCGCGTTCGCTTGTCCTGCGATGGGAAGCCCTGCCTGCGGTTATATTACGGGAATGGACAATACTTGGACCGTTTTATTAGGTCAAAACTGCGGTAATTGGACCAGCGGCTTATCCTCAGCGGAGGGAATGACGGGGTGGGCGGGAAGTGTGGATTCAAACGCGCTCTCGTATTTCGCCCCCACATGCGACGCGTTGGGCTCTTCCGCAAACATTATCTGCGTAGAACTTTAA
- a CDS encoding inorganic diphosphatase: MVHPWHDISPGDQVPEIVNGVIEIKRGSRAKYEVDKEYGILKLDRVLYSSFYYPANYGFIPQSYCGDHDPLDILVLSQVELEPLCLVKAKVVGVMRMLDSGEEDDKIIAVAANDMSVNHINDISELPPHFTLELKHFFEDYKKLENKTVVIEEFQNAELARKIVLDSLELYKKTFPKK, from the coding sequence ATGGTACACCCTTGGCATGATATTTCACCCGGCGATCAAGTTCCGGAAATCGTAAACGGCGTCATCGAAATCAAACGCGGCAGCCGTGCAAAATACGAAGTCGATAAAGAATACGGAATTCTCAAACTCGATCGGGTTTTGTATTCTTCTTTTTATTATCCGGCCAACTACGGATTTATTCCTCAGTCGTATTGCGGAGATCATGATCCGCTCGACATTCTCGTTTTATCGCAAGTGGAACTCGAACCTCTGTGTTTAGTTAAAGCGAAAGTAGTGGGAGTGATGAGAATGTTGGATTCGGGAGAAGAAGACGACAAGATCATCGCGGTCGCTGCAAATGATATGTCCGTAAATCATATCAACGATATTTCCGAACTTCCTCCGCACTTCACGTTGGAACTCAAACACTTCTTTGAAGATTACAAAAAACTCGAAAACAAAACGGTCGTCATTGAAGAATTTCAGAACGCAGAATTAGCGAGAAAGATCGTATTGGATTCTTTGGAATTGTATAAGAAAACGTTTCCGAAAAAATGA
- a CDS encoding lysophospholipid acyltransferase family protein — MIRYIPSFIFVYLFYLPFRILPYRLCLLYGRFLVILLYPFARKHRKIAYDNISHAFPEYTDAQKKELVWKSILHIGNLVAGTLFAPRLNQKWMDRYLVYDPESLAIEKKTNEEGVGVVLISGHFGTWEILVQFMGIRMKGGGIYKKVRNPFVDKLIYRLRTKNNIRLVSTEESSQVTKMLKQGYWVGFGSDQNAGKVGIFVNFFNRPASTYQGPALMAYLTGAKMLLYSVLCGEHGKVIVRVKDLGYVDKKAFPDREAAIRHYTEVWTKALEEEVRLYPEQYFWVHRRWRTKPGDFPGQV, encoded by the coding sequence TTGATTCGTTATATACCGTCTTTTATCTTTGTTTATCTTTTTTATCTTCCGTTCCGAATTTTACCGTATCGTTTGTGTCTTTTATACGGAAGATTTCTTGTCATTCTTTTATATCCGTTTGCGAGAAAGCATAGAAAGATCGCGTATGATAATATATCACACGCATTTCCGGAATATACGGACGCGCAAAAGAAAGAACTCGTCTGGAAGAGTATTCTCCATATCGGAAACCTCGTAGCGGGAACCTTATTCGCGCCGCGCTTGAACCAAAAATGGATGGATCGTTATCTCGTATACGATCCGGAATCTTTAGCGATCGAAAAGAAAACCAACGAAGAAGGAGTCGGAGTCGTTTTAATTTCGGGTCACTTCGGTACTTGGGAAATCCTCGTTCAGTTTATGGGAATCCGCATGAAAGGCGGAGGGATTTATAAAAAGGTAAGAAACCCGTTCGTAGATAAACTGATTTATAGACTCAGAACGAAAAACAACATCAGACTCGTTTCCACCGAAGAATCCAGCCAAGTCACGAAGATGTTGAAGCAGGGATATTGGGTAGGATTCGGTTCGGATCAAAACGCGGGAAAGGTGGGAATCTTCGTAAACTTCTTCAATCGTCCCGCTTCCACATATCAAGGCCCCGCATTGATGGCCTATCTCACCGGAGCCAAGATGCTTTTGTATTCGGTTCTTTGCGGTGAACACGGAAAGGTAATCGTTCGCGTAAAAGACTTAGGTTATGTGGATAAGAAAGCCTTTCCCGATCGCGAAGCAGCGATCCGTCATTATACGGAAGTTTGGACGAAAGCCTTAGAGGAAGAAGTGAGATTGTATCCCGAACAATACTTTTGGGTTCACAGAAGATGGAGAACAAAACCCGGAGATTTTCCCGGACAAGTTTAA
- a CDS encoding 7-carboxy-7-deazaguanine synthase QueE — MYSKEPMDNLKTSVHEIYLSLSGEGISTGIPTVFVRMAGCSLRCGMTIGRRLWCDTPYALSPSAGEEMSLNQVLDRIQELSPVQTQILLTGGEPLEGKNRDFSVALGEEIFRIRNTNGSYPRPRVETNGAESIEGLDHFVFTLDYKLPGSGMEDRMNLKNLEIYKERKNELDEIKFVIRDRIDFERCLEVIENRKLSGNLLASPVQGELSAELLAEWMKSSLGSGLRLSLQTHKYIWGDKRGV; from the coding sequence TTGTACTCGAAAGAACCCATGGACAATCTGAAAACCTCCGTACATGAAATCTATCTTTCTCTTTCCGGAGAAGGAATTTCCACCGGCATCCCCACCGTGTTCGTTCGTATGGCCGGTTGTTCTCTTCGATGCGGAATGACGATCGGCAGACGATTGTGGTGCGATACTCCGTACGCTTTGTCGCCGAGCGCGGGAGAAGAGATGAGTTTGAATCAGGTCCTGGATCGGATTCAAGAATTGAGTCCGGTGCAAACGCAGATTCTTCTTACCGGAGGCGAACCGCTGGAAGGAAAAAACAGAGACTTCAGCGTCGCATTGGGCGAAGAAATTTTTAGAATCAGAAACACGAACGGCTCTTATCCAAGACCGAGAGTGGAAACAAACGGAGCCGAATCGATCGAAGGATTGGATCACTTCGTTTTTACTTTGGATTATAAGCTTCCGGGTTCCGGTATGGAAGATCGGATGAATCTGAAGAATTTGGAAATCTATAAAGAAAGAAAGAATGAGTTGGATGAGATTAAGTTTGTGATCCGGGATCGAATCGATTTTGAAAGATGTTTGGAAGTCATCGAAAACAGGAAATTATCGGGAAATCTTTTAGCTTCTCCCGTTCAGGGAGAATTGTCCGCGGAACTTCTCGCGGAATGGATGAAGTCTTCTTTAGGTTCGGGGCTTCGTCTTTCTTTGCAAACGCATAAATACATTTGGGGCGATAAGAGGGGAGTTTAG